From the Nostoc sp. PCC 7107 genome, the window TCTGACGCAATACAAAGTCAATGCCCTTGCTATGTAACCAATTTGCTAGTTTTATACTGTGGAATTCTCTATCTCCCAGTACCAGCATTTGATATCCCTTAAATAACTGCAATAGTGGACGAATTAATTTTTCTGCTCTCCCAAATTGCTACATCCTTTTTTAGGTAACAATAGCCAGTACACAGGTATTGCTCTTTTTGTTCTATTAAACTAATTACAAATACATTTTGTGAACGCCATTGTGTTCTATCAATCGCAAATATTAGCCGTTTCTCTCCTCTTTTCAGTACTATTTTTCACCCATCGTTTGAGCAGGGGAAACCACAGATATGGAATCGACAACTGAGGTAGTAGTAAAAATCTTTGTATACTCCGCCTCCGACTTTCAAATTTTATCGGTTGTGGAAATACTGTTGCTAGTTTCTCAATTGTCACAGTTTTATGAAATTGCAATAGCATTAGTAAGATTTCTAGCATCTTGTACTGTGCGGGTGTCAGTACATTTTGAAAGCAGTTTTGGTAGAATTTAGGTAACATTATCATTTGATAGGTCTTGTTGAGAATACCTGACCTATCTTTTTTTACCCCAAAACGGTCACGCTCCTCTATTTTCTTGGCTTCAGCCGCTTTGTCACCCCTTCAGATGAGAGATATAGCAGTCCGATTTGATTTTTGAACAAATCTATGCAAAGGCAAACAGCCGTACCCTACGGGAAGACGAAGCCTACGCCCCTACTAGTTTTTAGGATTTTTTATATTTCCGTCAAACCTCTTTAACGCAAACAGCGAATTGCGACTAATAGCCCTCTAGCTTTATTTAGCGTTTCTTCGTATTCTTTTTCTGGTTCAGAATCAGCTACCAAACCTGCACCAGCTTGAACACTAACGATGTTGTCTCGTAATACCATTGTGCGAATTGCGATCGCACTATTTAATTGTCCTTCAAAATCGTAATAGCCATACACACCAGAATAAACACCTCGGCGACTTGGTTCTAATTCGTTAATAATTTCCATTGCCCGAATTTTGGGTGCGCCGCTAACAGTTCCTGCGGGGAAGCAAGCTTTGAGTAAATCCCAAGCGGTTTTATTGGGGGCTAATTTACCTACTACATTACTCACGATGTGCATCACATGAGAGTAGCGCTCAACTACCATCAATTCATCAACTTTCACACTACCGCTTTGGCAAACTCGCCCCAAATCATTCCGTCCTAAGTCAACCAGCATAACGTGTTCGGCAATTTCCTTGGGGTCTTGGAGTAAATCTTCAGCAAAGGCCGCATCTTCTTTGGTTGTTTTACCCCGTGGACGTGTACCTGCTATGGGGCGGACTGTGGCGATAATACCCTCATCTGGGTCACATTCCGCCTTCACCATAACTTCGGGACTGGAACCGATAATCTGCCAATCCTGAAAGTGAAAATAAGCCATGTAAGGCGAAGGATTAATTTGTCGCAGCGAACGGTAAAGGGCAAAGGGGTCGCCTGTGTATTCTGTAGAGAGTCTCTGGGAAATTACAACTTGGAAGATATCGCCTGCTTTGATGTAGTCTTTGGCCTTTTGGACACTGGCGCAAAATTCAGCGCGGGTGAAGTTGCTGCTGTACTCTAATTCGGTGTTTTCTGCTTTTTGATTACCGGGAGGTGTCCATTCCAGGATTGTTTTTTGTGGTGACACTGGTAGAGATAACTTAGTGACCAGATTAGTCACGCGATCGCAGGCTGTTTGATACGCCAAGAGTAAATCTACATTCGGGTCACGTAAATCAGAATATGCGATCGCCCAAATTTTCCGTTTTACTTGGTCAAAAATGATTAATTGGTCTACCTGCATCCATAACCCATCGGGAATATTGCGTTCATCTTGGGGATGGATTGGGACACGCGGTTCAATCCAGTTAATCAATTCATAACCCCAAAAACCAAATAACCCTCCAATTCCTGGTGGTAATTGGGGTAACTTGATAGGCTGATAAGGCTCAATACATTGGGCTAAAGCTGTAAAAGGATCGCCAGCAAACACAACTTGCGAACCATCACGGTGTGTCTGGGTAGTTGTTTCTCCTCTGGCTTCCAACACCCACAACGGATCGCATCCAACAAAACTATAGCGTCCGATTTTTTCCCCACCTTCCACCGATTCCAACAAAAAGCTATAAGGCTGTCCAGCACAAACTTTGTACCATGCAGAGACTGGTGTATCTAAATCTGCCACCCATTCTTGATACACCGGGACAAAGTTACCTTGCGAAGCTAATTGAGCAAAATCAGAGAAATCGGGAAAAATCATAAACTGTTATGGAATTGACGATTGGGGACTGGGCAGGATAAACATTTCCGCATCAAGGCTAAGGTATGAAATTAATTTCATACTTTACACTTCACACTTTATACTTTTTCTTACCCAGTCCCCTGAAACCTATACCTATTTTCTAGGCATCATAGGTTTGTTTACCGCTGAATTTGAGTGCTGAGGGTTCAGGATTTTGGCCAATGCGACGGGGTACGTGACGTACCTTCTCACGGCCTGCGTTAACTTTTTCAGGGAAGACACCATCTGCTGGGTGAATGAAGGTGGTTTCTCCGCTGGGTAAAATCCGGTAGATTTTGTAATCTGTGATTTTGAACTTGCGGAGTTGACCGCCCAAAGCAATGCCGTATTCTTTACGAGCTAAGTAAAGCAAGTTTTCGCCTTGGTTCATGGTAGCAGCGCCACCTGTAGGTAATTCAAATACCTGTGCCTTGGGGCTTGTCCAAGTGATAGCGTACTTTTCTTCCTCTTTTGCTTTGGTGAGTAAGCCGCCAGTACTACCAGCAAACAGTGGGGTTTTTCCAGAAAGTGTTTCTGCCATAGAGCATTCTCTCAAGGTTTTTAGGGCATCGTAACACCGCCATTACGATCATATTGCGATCGCGTCATAGTCTGTAACAGTTTTTAGTTTAAAGTCAAAACTCCATAATCTATAGTCCAGCAATCTGTCAAATTCACTCTTTACCAAAAAACAGCGAATGATCATCAACAAAAAATGAACTTCACCCAAAAACTGAAATTCAGACTATATAAAACTTTACATGATTGGTTGCTTATTAACGCTGAGTAACTTCGTTGAGTGCCTCTTGAAGTACTTCATCACTCACACCGTGGCGCTTTAAACTGGTAATCAACGCAGATACTGTATCACCTTCTAATCGTTCCAAGTCTGTCCTTAGTCCTTGTCCAATATAAGCACGCACCAGAGGTTGATATCCAGAAAAACCAAGCAACGGTGCAACGCGCTTCAAATCCTCAATCACATCTTCGGGAATACGAATTGTAATTGTCGTCATAGGACGATTTTTATCCAGGCGCTTTTTTAAAGCTTCAACCTTCATAATATTCTCGCTCCTTGCGTGTCGCTTTACGAGCCGAAATAATCCGAATTATGTCGTTTTCACGCTCAATGTAAACAACGTACAAAAGATTCCATCGCTTGTCTAAACCAATAACAGCATCTCGCGCCTCATCATTGCGACTCGCATCAACAACTACAAGCAAAGGATCAAAGAAAGCTTCTGTAGCTTGTTGAAATGTGACACCATCATGGTTGATTGGGTTGATCCTGGCTTTTTCATCATTCCAGACGAAGGTAATGCCGTTGAGTACGAAATACACATCCATACCTTGGAGTGTAAGCAGAATGTATTTACATTGTCAATACGTTATTATGTTGTGGGTGGATTGATTCGACATTTTTTATACTAATTCGCTATACATATTACGAGATTGGCGTTCACAGTTCAACTATGCTTTGTGGGCTTCTGCATAAATCTGTAGTGCCACAGCCATTTTCTTTTCATTATCCTGATTCTAAACTTGAAACCAAGCTAGTGTCTTGATATCTAGTTAAATAAAACGTTCAATGGCTCTACACGTTTCCTCCAAAAGCATATAGCTAGTAACTAATAGCTTGCACCAAATATCTTTTCTTTATGGTATTCAATAAACTCTCTGCTAATACTATGACCAGTATTCATACGAATCTCACTGATATTAAGCTTGATAACTCCATAATCAAGCATGACATGATGGTTAGGACATAACACAATAATATTGTTCGCTATATCAGGGCCATTATGACTTTTCTGCATATTAAAAGTTAAAGATATTCACCATTAACCATTGACTATTTACTTTTCACCTTTGTCCGCTTTTCTTCCTGGCTACCTAGAACAATGGGAATGGTGAAATGAAACTGGCTACCTTGGTCTTTACCTGTGGACTCTGCCCAAATTTCTCCTCCCCAACCATTGACAATTTGCCGACAAATTGCAAGCCCCAAACCTGTGCCGCCAGCGGTACGCCGTAGCGCTCCTTCTTCTTGATAAAAGCGGTCAAATACTACTTCCAAGCGATTTGGTTCAATCCCTCGCCCTGTATCCGCCACAGTGACTTCCACCGTCTGATTAACATGAATGGCATAAAGGGAAATTTCCCCCTCAGATGGCGTAAATTTGCAGGCGTTGTCGATGAGTTTTGCCAATACTTCCACTAACCAATCGCCATCGGCTTTAACTAAAGGCAGGTTATCAGGAATTTCCGCCTTGATTTTTGGTGGATTTTCCATTGTGGGGCGAGTGCGAATGCGGCTGAGTGCTAAATCCACACACTCTTGTAAAGTGAGTGATTCGGGGTGCCATTCCACACGGCCACTTTCTAAGTTAGACAGGGTGAGAAAATCCTGGACGAGTTTTCGCATCCGTTCGGAATCGGTCAGGGCTGTATTTAACATTACCTGCTGTAATTCCAAAGGCATATCTGGCTCGCTGGCGAGGCTTTCTAAGCAAACTTGAATAGTAGATAAGGGGGTACGCAGTTCATGGCCTGTAATGGCAATCAAGTTACTACGGGTGCGATCAAGGGCTTCTAGCTGTTGGTTGAGTTCTTCGAGATTGGCGTAGGCTTCGGCTTGAATTAAGGCGGCTCCGATTTGGGTGGCGATCGCTTTGACCAAATCAAATTCCCCTGGTTGCCACTGGTGGGGCGGTACGCTGCAATAGTGTAATTCAATAATCCCTAGCAGTCGTCCCTGAGATAACACTGGTTCCATCAGCCAAGAACGAATACTAAATTTTTTGGCAATTAAGGTAAGGGCTGTGGAATTACTGATCCGCAAGTCGTTCAGAGTGTCAGCCACACAAACACCCTCACCTTGCTGCACAACTTCCTGAAATAACAGATTATTATCTAAATCCCAGGTTTGCCCATACACCGATAAAACCCCATCTGTCAAAAATTCGTGTTCAATTGTGGCTTGGGCTTCTGTAGCTTGAGCGCGGTAAATTAAACAACGACTTGCCCCTAAGTGTTGCCCTAATTCTTGGGCGGCGATGTGCAGAACTTCATGGGGATCGAGCGATCGCCGAATAGCTGTACCAATAGAATTGACTAAACGTTCTTTCCGTGCTTGGGCAATAATTGAGCGATAAGCTTTGTGCAATTTATACTGACTAGCTTGCAGATAAGTCACCAAGCGCTGCACAAAGGGGTCTGTATCAATATCACAAGCAAATTCGGTTTGTCCAATTTGCGAATACGTTCTTGGTTCCCCAATGCCAAACCGTTGCCTTGCCTCTTTGACTTTGCTGGCTAGGTCTGGTCGATAAACTATAATTCTGTCTAATAACAATTGTGCAGCTTTAATGCTGACTCCTCGCTCCGATGTCCAAACGCCCTCGAACCTGCGTGCTGTGTCTATGTCGAGTCCAGTGCTAAACTCTGGTACTTGTTGGTTTTTAGCAATGGAACCGAGGCTTTCTCTACAGACTAAGCAAGTAGCATAATTATCAGCAATTACTACTAAGTGCCACTCCTGAGTTAAAGCATCATCAGCTTCAAAGGCAACTTTTTCATAGTATTCTGAGCTATTGGCAAAGTCCGTTTCTGGTGCAGATAAAACGTATATTTGATTACTGCGTTGCGCCAGCCTTTGATAGCGATGAGCTTCTTGACGATAAAATCGCTCTCGTTGAAAGCTGGCAATTACCAAAGGCCTGTCTAAAGTTGCCGCCAAAACTTGATCTTCCATCGCGTGGGAGAGGGCGGTTAGTGATGCTTTGAAATATAGCTGGGGCCGCAGGTAAGGAATGAACTGTAGCAGATCACTCAGCACGGAAGTCGAAATGCTCATGAATATTGTTTAAGGAGCCACTTTCACAGAAAAAATCCACGTCACAGCTGCATTGTACAAATTACAATCCACTCTCAAACTAGGCCAAGACAGTGCATTATGTAAAGAATCCTAAATTGCACTGTTAAAAGGCAAAACACTTTTTTGTGTATTTTTCAGCTTTTACTCTTCAGATGACAAGTTACTCTGCCTAACTGTAGGAGGAGGAGTGCCTATAGGTTCCTTTACAAATATCCTAGTCGAGAGTGAAGGCAAGACCAATAACGGCTATAAATTCCGTGGGCATCTTAGCGCAGTTAAGCACAGACGTGGCATGGCCATTGGCTAAAGATGCTTGGTCTTCACTGAAATTTTGTTTGTTGATCTACATTTTGCCCATAGGGATGATTTAAATCCTCAGCTACTACGCTCAATATATATTCTCGGTCACATCTGCTCTTTCGTTAACCAAAAGTTGATCGAAACAGACTTCAGGAGCCGTAAATAATTCCGAATAGACTTCTGTGTTAATACGCCTAATCAATCTATAATTTACTGGGTTTTCCCTACTGATTGACTCTGACGGATGTATTCTGTAGCTTTGTCGCCAAAAATAGAAGAGAAAGCGAGTAAAGCGAGAGTATATACCAGGGTTGATTAAATCCCACTACAAATCCTGTATTATCAGCCTTGACTTTCACCCAATAAAATATAAAGTTATAAAGATTTATTATGTAAGTTTCGTCAAATAAGTTTTCCCTAACGTCTTTTTTCCAGTTCTGAGCAGTATTTTTTTGCTTAGAGTGTACTGCTGTTGAACTCATGAAAGTTACTACGATTACGACAACATAGACCTGTAAACGGAACTTTGGCGAATGACACCAGATTTGCTCATCACCCAAGATAAAATTTCCCTAGACGGAAAGACTTTTATTCCCGCAGAACAATTACCCATACCAGAGTGGCCTTGTGTTGTGAGTGAAAGACCACAACCAACTATGACGGTAAAAGATGATGATTTATTTTTGGTGACAGATACGATAGGGAACATTTCTGGCTGTTCTCTGAATGAAGGCAACCCCAGTATGGGATTGTTTTGTTGTGATACGCGATTTCTCAACCGGCTGGAATTGCAAATTGAAGGGCGATCGCCTATACTCCTGGGCAGCACTGCGGAAAAAGGATTTTCTCTTTCTGTTTTGTGTACTAACCCCAAAATTGACGATCGCCTCAAAGCTGAAAATGTCGGTATTCGCCGCGAAATTGTCCTCAATGGCGCACTATTTGAAGAAATCGAAGTATCTAACTACAGCACCACTACTGTCAGCTTTGAACTCAGTATTAGCTTTGACGCAGATTTTGTCGATTTGTTTGAAGTGCGGGGTTATGACCGAGATAATCGAGGTAAACTTCTACGTTTAGTAGAACCTACACCCGACAATGGAACCATGTTGAATGGTGATAGTTGTGGTTCTGTATCACCTCACCCTGAGATTCACAAAGCCGAGTTCTTAACATTAGCCTATCAAGGTCTAGATGGCTTAGTAATGGAGTCTCGTATCCAATTCCAGCATCGCCTACCAGATTACTTTAAAGGTTACACGGCCGTATGGCAGTTAGAGTTAGCAACTCATGCAACTCTCAAAATTGGCTACCGCATAAATTTGTTAACTAACAATACCTCTAGTTCTACTGTCAGTGCGGCTTTTACTCTAGGACAGGCTAAAGCCGCAGAATTGATGGAAAAACAAAATTGGGTGCAACAAATTACCCGCATTAGTTCAGATAAAAGTATCCTCAATCATGTCATTGACCGCGCAGAACAAGATATGTACTTGTTACGCCAGTCCTTTGGCAAGTACAAAACTGTTTCTGCTGGTGTACCTTGGTTTTCCACGTTGTTTGGTCGAGATTCCATCATTACGGCTTCCCAAACATTAATATTAAACTCGGAAATCGCTAAAGAAACCTTGCTGCTACTGGCAGCCCACCAAGGTAAAACTGAAGATGAATGGCGCGAAGAAGAACCAGGGAAAATTCTCCACGAATTACGTTTGGGAGAAATGGCTCGTTGTCAAGAAATTCCCCATACACCTTACTACGGTACAGTTGATGCGACACCCTTATGGTTGATGTTGTATGGAGAATACTACATTTGGACTCATGACCACGAAACTTTAGAACAGTTGTGGCCGAATGCTATAGCTGCAATGGATTGGATTGATAGTCATCTGCAAGCAACTGGCTATCTGAGCTACTATCGTAAATCTAAACGTGGTTTAACTAATCAAGGTTGGAAAGATTCAGGTGATTGTATTGTTGATCGTAAGGGAGATTTAGCTCATGGGTCAATTGCCCTCTGTGAAGTCCAAGCTTATGTCTATTCTGCTAAGATTCGCCTAGCTGAAATTGCCAGAATGAAGAAGCGGCTTGATCTAGCAGACCGTTGGCAAGAAGAAGCCAGAAATCTCAAGTTGCGTTTTAATCGAGACTTTTGGATAGAAGACCAAGATTTCTGCGCTTTAGCTTTGGATGGTGACGGTAAACAAGTAGATAGTGTTACATCTAACCCTGGACATTGTCTACAATTAGGCATCTTTACCCCAGAAAAAGCCTACAGTGTGGCTGAAAGGTTACGCGCACCTGATATGTTTAATGGTTGGGGGATTCGGACTTTAAGCAGTTTATCGCCTGCCTATAATCCGATGGGTTATCACATTGGTTCGGTGTGGCCTCATGATAACTCTTTGATTGCGATGGGTTTGCGATCGCTCGGTTTAATCGATCAAGCCTTGGAACTTTTTCAAGGTATACTCGACATGACGGGTACGCAGCCTTACCAACGCCCACCAGAACTTTTTTGCGGCTACGAACGCAATGGCGACAATGCCCCTGTACAATATCCTGTTGCCTGTTCACCACAAGCTTGGGCTACTGGTAGTGTATTTCAACTGCTGCAAATGATCGTCAATTTAGTACCAGACGCAAAAAATAACTGCTTACGAATTATCGACCCCGCCTTACCAGAGTCGATTAATCAGCTATCATTTCACAATTTGCGAGTTGGCACCACAATTCTAGATTTAGAATTTGAGCGTTCTGGTAATACTACTGCCTGTCGCGTAGCGAAAAAACGTGGTAATCTCCGCGTAGTTATAGAGGCTTAATCTTTAAATATCAAGTATTAATGATGAAGTATAAAATCCTTCTTCTTGGAGACTTTATACTTTATCTGCTATTTTTCCTGATTTTCACTCTTGTGTCCGGGAGAAGCTTCGTAAATAGCATCTAGCTGTTGTCTAGCATCTTCAACGTTAATTGAGCGCATAACTAACAGCGGTTCTTTAATAATATTGCCGGCGCTATCTAAGAATTCTGGATGGGGAACTGATTTTTTGGCTGACATATAACCTTGATTACCCATTGCGGAATATCTGACTGGGTAATTTCGTTCTCGGTCAAAACTAAACATAACTAGATTACGGATTAAATTAGCAACGGCGATACAAGCAAGAATCGTAAAAGCAAGAATGTAAAGTAGGTGCAACATAATATGGGTTTCCTCCAGGGGCAGCAAGTTTAAAAACCTTATACTGAAAAGCTTCGCTGATGTTGAAAATCTCAGCGGGTGTAAATGTTTAACGCACCAAAGATGCGCTTACGCTTATATTATTAATGTGAAAAAATTTGTTAACGGCTATCAGTTTACGGTAGCATAAGATACATTATTTGTTAATAAAAATTTTGTTAAGTATTTTATAGTATCTATGCGAATCATGTCATATATCGCTAGTACAAATTAGTCGCTAGACTTTAATTCTCTTTTTCTTGATGGAAGCGCATAGCTACCTTCCAGCAATCCGAAACTAATTGATGCCAAGGCATTAAAGTTGTCATATTAATCCCGACTTGTTGATTAGTGGCCGTAAATAGCATCTTTGCTGTATTTAATTCTGCTTGTGCTTGCTTGACTCGTAACAGCAGGTCAGATTGTTCTTGGCGACTCATAAATGAGAGTTGCTCAGTTTCCAAAAGGTGACGCGATCGCGCAAACCAATAGTCAAAGTCTTGTAACAAAGGCTCTAAGACAGTTTTTAGCAACTCAGTCCCTGGTAAATTTGAGTCCTGCATAGATCTGAAGGATACTTCTATTTTTCTAATTAATATTAACGTTTTTTACAAAACTTAACATTATTATATGCTATGTCTGTGGAAAGATAGCTATAAAAATCTGTCGTAATAGTTACAAAAATTCATTTTTAATAAAAATACATAATATTTCTCAGCTAAAAATCTTGAAAACTACAGGCTGTAGTCACGAAAAATGCTTGCCACAAGCTAGGATCAAGTTTCATACTCTCAGAGAATGCTAGAGTTCATCCAGTGCAGCTAAAAGCCTGTCAAGCTGAAACATAACCCCATGTTATATTTGGGTAAGATTTTCAGCAATTTAACTAATAAATTACTTTTTGCAATCACTTCGCCAATGGTTCAGCAGCCAATGTCGCCTAATCAAAATCTGCATCAAGCAGAACAACCAGAAAAAATTAAGTTACCCCGTACCAGCGAATCAGAGAACTTAAAAAAGATTCGCCACACAACTTCTCATGTAATGGCAATGGCAGTGCAGAAGCTGTTTCCCAAGGCGCAAGTTACAATTGGCCCCTGGATAGAAAATGGATTTTACTACGACTTCGACAGTCCAGAGCCATTTACTGACAAAGACCTCAAAGCCATCCAAAAAGAGATGGCGAAGATTATTAATCGCAAATTGCCAGTAACAAGAGAAGAAGTCAGCCGGGAAGAAGCCGAACGCCGCATTCAGGCAATCAACGAGCCTTATAAATTAGAAATTCTGGCAGATTTAAAAGAACCCATTACTATTTATCACTTGGGTGATCAATGGTGGGATTTGTGCGCCGGGCCTCATGTGGAAAATACTCAGGATTTAAACCCGAAAGCCATTGATTTAGAAAGCGTTGCGGGTGCATATTGGCGTGGGGATGAAACCAAAGCGCAGCTACAGCGGATTTATGGTACTGCTTGGGAAACTCCCGAACAACTAGCTGAGTACAAACGCCGCAAAGAAGAAGCACTACGTCGTGACCATCGCAAACTCGGCAAAGAATTAGGTTTATTTATCTTCTCCGACTTAGTAGGTCCGGGCTTACCTTTGTGGACTCCCAAAGGTACTTTATTGCGGAATATTTTAGAAGACTTCCTCAAGCAGGAGCAACTAAAGCGTGGTTATTTACCTGTAGTCACTCCCCACATTGCCAGAGTCGATTTATTTAAGACTTCCGGCCACTGGCAAAAGTATAAGGAAGATATGTTCCCCTTGATGGCAGAGGATGAAGCCGCCGCAGCACTTGAGCAAGGCTTTGTGATGAAGCCGATGAACTGTCCCTTCCACATCCAAATATATAAGAGCGAGTTGCGTTCCTATCGGGAACTACCAATGCGCTTGGCAGAATTCGGTACTGTTTACCGCTACGAACAGTCAGGGGAATTAGGCGGTTTAACTAGAGTCCGCGGCTTTACTGTGGATGATTCTCACTTGTTTGTCACCCCAGAACAGCTAGACGCAGAGTTCCTCAACGTAGTGGATTTGATTTTGTCGGTGTTCAAGAGTCTGCAATTGAAGAACTTCAAAGCTAGACTCAGTTTCCGTGACCCAGCTAGTGATAAATATATCGGTTCCGATGAAGCTTGGGAAAAAGCTCAAGGTGCGATTCGCCGGGCTGTGGAACAATTAGGAATGGATCACTTTGAAGGCATTGGCGAAGCTGCATTTTACGGGCCAAAACTCGATTTTATCTTCCAAGATGCGTTGGAAAGAGAATGGCAATTGGGAACTGTGCAAGTTGACTACAACTTACCAGAACGCTTTGATTTAGAATACGTTGCTGAAGATGGTTCGCGCAAACGTCCGGTGATGATTCACCGCGCGCCTTTTGGTTCCTTAGAACGGTTGATTGGCATATTAATTGAAGAGTATGCCGGTGATTTCCCCTTGTGGTTAGCACCTGTGCAAGTTCGATTGCTATCTGTAAGTGATGCACAGCTAGACTTTGCGAAAGCTGTAGTAGCAAAAATGCAGGCTTTGGGTATCCGTGCAGAAGTGGACACCAGTGGCGATCGCTTGGGTAAATTAATCCGCAACGCCGAGAAAGATAAAATACCAGTAATGGCAGTGGTAGGTGCGAAGGAAGTTGAAACAAATTCTTTAAGCATCCGTACCCGCGCTTCTGGGGAATTAGGCGCAGTTTCTGTAGATGAAGTAGTACAGAAATTGAAAGATGCGATCGCAAACTTCGACAACTTCTAGTAAAAACTAGGCTGGGTAACACCCAGTCTAAAAACTAATATTAACTAATCAGTCTATGAGTACCACAAAAGATAAAGTTCAATCTCTTTTGCCGCAACTACCAGATGATTGCTCAATTGATGATATTCAATACCATTTGTATGTCATAGAAAAAGTTATGCGAGGATTAGAAGTAGCCAAGACAGTAGGAACTGTTACTCAAGTGGAAGCTAAAAAGCAATTACGTAATGCCAGCCAAAGACATTTATCATGATTGTGTAAAAAACGCCCTTATTAAAGATGGGTGGCAGATTACTCATGACCCACTTAGCCTTAAGATTGGCAAGAAAGATATTTTTATTGACATAGCAGCAGAAAAACAAGGAACAAAGATAGCTGTAGAAATAAAAAGTTTTGTTGGAATATCAGAAGTAGAAGACCTCAAAAATACTCTTGGTCAATACATCTTGTATGAAAAAATTTTGCAACGTCTTGAATCAGAGAGAATTATTTATTTAGCTATTCGTGACACAGTATTTAACAAAATTTTTACAGAAGAAATTGGCAAAATTTTATTGGAAGAAAATACTATTAAACTAATTGTATTCGACTCGCAAGCGGAGGCAATTACCAAATGGATAGACTAAATAATTACCGAAATATAATCCGTAAAATACTCACATCATATCTCAACATTTCCTATGCCAATGCTGATATCCGTAATCGAGCAGCATTTGATTCAGAACATGACGAGTATTTGATTATCTCTGAAGGTTGGCAAGAGAAAGAACACTTGCACAGTTGTTTAATTCATATTGAAATTATGAATGGTAAAGTTTGGATTCAGTGCGACAATACCGAAGATGGGATTGCTAATGAACTTGTGCAAGCTGGTATTCCTAAAGAAGATATTGTTCTTGGATTTCACGAGCCTGATGTCAGGCAATATACGGGATTTGCCGTTGCTTAAAATACTTACTTGCGACACTTGGGTAAAGTAATTTGCAATTTTGAGAAAGATTAATTGGTATTTTAGAGTATAAAATTTGACGTTTATAGTAGATGAAGTTACAGTGGTGATTGCAAATTTTTGGCAGGAATAATAATGGATTTATCTCGTCTGGAATACATTAAGAATATAAGTGACGATGGGAAAAAATGGGCTTATGAGTACTACAAAGTTAGCGGATACTACCACTTAAACTTTAAACAGGGTAAAGGAGTAGAGAATCATGCCTTACACTTACCGAAAGGTGCATTAATAATCCTGTCTCAAAACCCATTCGATCAAGAGCGATACTTGACCCACGTAGTTGAACTGGTTAATGAAGGAAGCGAAGATAAACTCCAATGGAACGAATCAGATCAGTGGGGTATTTTTAGATGGGTGAAGGTTCATTGGGTAGCTGATTTTAATAACCCTAGTAATATTCCCCTTGATAAAGAAGTAATGCAAGCAGATTGGGGTTACTACAATACACAAGCAAAGTTACTAA encodes:
- the trpE gene encoding anthranilate synthase component I; the protein is MIFPDFSDFAQLASQGNFVPVYQEWVADLDTPVSAWYKVCAGQPYSFLLESVEGGEKIGRYSFVGCDPLWVLEARGETTTQTHRDGSQVVFAGDPFTALAQCIEPYQPIKLPQLPPGIGGLFGFWGYELINWIEPRVPIHPQDERNIPDGLWMQVDQLIIFDQVKRKIWAIAYSDLRDPNVDLLLAYQTACDRVTNLVTKLSLPVSPQKTILEWTPPGNQKAENTELEYSSNFTRAEFCASVQKAKDYIKAGDIFQVVISQRLSTEYTGDPFALYRSLRQINPSPYMAYFHFQDWQIIGSSPEVMVKAECDPDEGIIATVRPIAGTRPRGKTTKEDAAFAEDLLQDPKEIAEHVMLVDLGRNDLGRVCQSGSVKVDELMVVERYSHVMHIVSNVVGKLAPNKTAWDLLKACFPAGTVSGAPKIRAMEIINELEPSRRGVYSGVYGYYDFEGQLNSAIAIRTMVLRDNIVSVQAGAGLVADSEPEKEYEETLNKARGLLVAIRCLR
- a CDS encoding photosystem I reaction center subunit II PsaD, whose product is MAETLSGKTPLFAGSTGGLLTKAKEEEKYAITWTSPKAQVFELPTGGAATMNQGENLLYLARKEYGIALGGQLRKFKITDYKIYRILPSGETTFIHPADGVFPEKVNAGREKVRHVPRRIGQNPEPSALKFSGKQTYDA
- a CDS encoding BrnT family toxin produces the protein MDVYFVLNGITFVWNDEKARINPINHDGVTFQQATEAFFDPLLVVVDASRNDEARDAVIGLDKRWNLLYVVYIERENDIIRIISARKATRKEREYYEG
- a CDS encoding DICT sensory domain-containing protein, coding for MSISTSVLSDLLQFIPYLRPQLYFKASLTALSHAMEDQVLAATLDRPLVIASFQRERFYRQEAHRYQRLAQRSNQIYVLSAPETDFANSSEYYEKVAFEADDALTQEWHLVVIADNYATCLVCRESLGSIAKNQQVPEFSTGLDIDTARRFEGVWTSERGVSIKAAQLLLDRIIVYRPDLASKVKEARQRFGIGEPRTYSQIGQTEFACDIDTDPFVQRLVTYLQASQYKLHKAYRSIIAQARKERLVNSIGTAIRRSLDPHEVLHIAAQELGQHLGASRCLIYRAQATEAQATIEHEFLTDGVLSVYGQTWDLDNNLLFQEVVQQGEGVCVADTLNDLRISNSTALTLIAKKFSIRSWLMEPVLSQGRLLGIIELHYCSVPPHQWQPGEFDLVKAIATQIGAALIQAEAYANLEELNQQLEALDRTRSNLIAITGHELRTPLSTIQVCLESLASEPDMPLELQQVMLNTALTDSERMRKLVQDFLTLSNLESGRVEWHPESLTLQECVDLALSRIRTRPTMENPPKIKAEIPDNLPLVKADGDWLVEVLAKLIDNACKFTPSEGEISLYAIHVNQTVEVTVADTGRGIEPNRLEVVFDRFYQEEGALRRTAGGTGLGLAICRQIVNGWGGEIWAESTGKDQGSQFHFTIPIVLGSQEEKRTKVKSK